A genomic segment from Magnetococcales bacterium encodes:
- a CDS encoding UvrD-helicase domain-containing protein, translated as MAKQPRNRLGHVQALSGWSTCWLGCPLSRFELTPRQKEVVEHGEGPLVVVAGPGSGKTRVLTERVRRLLTEVPGHFGILALTFTNKAAHEMADRLADLGEKRHRATISTMHGFCLEMLRGRGKPVGVTGEPQIFEATKDRKQILLEAAMDDPLLAQELDHRTEDRSKVLDHWLNGIAFVKMHPLTQPGLEDPLARQIVEAYDARLRACGAYPIFAAFPIFRAAFEMIS; from the coding sequence ATGGCCAAGCAGCCCAGAAATCGCCTCGGCCATGTTCAAGCGTTATCTGGCTGGTCCACGTGTTGGCTGGGATGCCCCTTGAGCAGGTTCGAACTGACACCCAGGCAAAAGGAGGTGGTTGAGCATGGCGAGGGACCGCTCGTCGTGGTGGCTGGTCCCGGTTCCGGAAAAACCCGGGTATTGACCGAACGGGTGCGCCGACTCTTGACCGAAGTTCCCGGTCATTTTGGCATTCTTGCCCTGACCTTTACCAACAAGGCGGCCCATGAAATGGCTGATCGCCTGGCCGACCTGGGAGAAAAACGCCATCGGGCCACGATCAGCACGATGCACGGTTTTTGTCTGGAAATGCTGCGCGGCCGTGGCAAACCCGTCGGCGTGACCGGAGAACCACAAATATTTGAAGCCACAAAAGACCGCAAACAAATACTCCTCGAAGCGGCCATGGACGACCCACTGCTTGCCCAGGAACTGGATCATCGAACAGAAGATCGTTCCAAAGTTTTAGATCACTGGTTGAATGGCATTGCCTTCGTCAAAATGCATCCGCTGACACAGCCTGGATTGGAAGACCCCCTTGCCCGGCAGATCGTGGAAGCCTATGACGCCAGACTTCGAGCCTGCGGAGCTTATCCCATCTTCGCAGCTTTTCCCATTTTTCGAGCTGCTTTTGAGATGATTTCAAG